From the Falco biarmicus isolate bFalBia1 chromosome 19, bFalBia1.pri, whole genome shotgun sequence genome, one window contains:
- the ATP5MC2 gene encoding ATP synthase F(0) complex subunit C2, mitochondrial codes for MYACAKFVSTPALVRSSRVLSQPLSASMLSSPEARTEKAHLGAHRAIQTSTAHRDIDTAAKFIGAGAATVGVAGSGAGIGTVFGSLIIGYARNPSLKQQLFSYAILGFALSEAMGLFCLMVAFLILFAM; via the exons ATGTACGCCTGTGCAAAGTTCGTCTCCACTCCTGCACTA GTGAGGAGCTCACGGGTgctgtcccagcccctctctgccTCCATGCTGAGCAGCCCCGAGGCCCGGACAGAGAAG GCGCATCTGGGCGCCCACCGAGCCATCCAGACGAGTACGGCCCACCGAGACATTGACACCGCTGCCAAGTTCATCGGCGCCGGTGCTGCCACTGTGGGGGTAGCTGGCTCCGGCGCTGGCATCGGTACCGTCTTCGGCAGCCTCATCATTGGCTATGCCAG GAACCCCTCACttaaacagcagcttttctcctaCGCCATCTTGGGCTTTGCCCTCTCTGAGGCCATGGGGCTCTTCTGCCTCATGGTGGCCTTCCTCATCCTCTTTGCCATGTGA